The Sorex araneus isolate mSorAra2 chromosome 5, mSorAra2.pri, whole genome shotgun sequence genome has a segment encoding these proteins:
- the SOD3 gene encoding extracellular superoxide dismutase [Cu-Zn], whose protein sequence is MLALLCACLLARARLGAPTEPAGLGGNGTAERIRDMHAKVTELWRAMQSRCACRPDAAAGAPLFACCAVQPSASLGASEQPRVAGLVLFRQGAPGPGSSLEAFFDLNGFPAQPNTSLRAIHVHQLGDVSRGCDATQGHYDPLSAPHPQHPGDFGNFVVRRGRLSAHRSRLSAQLAGPHSILGRSLVVHEGEDDLGRGGNEASRKHGNAGRRLACCTISLCDPELWERRAQEHSQRLRSKKDKSECKSP, encoded by the coding sequence ATGCTGGCGCTGCTGTGTGCCTGCCTGCTGGCGCGCGCCCGGCTCGGGGCGCCCACGGAGCCCGCGGGGCTGGGCGGCAACGGCACGGCCGAGCGCATCCGCGACATGCACGCCAAAGTGACGGAGCTGTGGCGGGCGATGCAGTCGCGCTGCGCCTGCCGCCCCGACGCCGCCGCCGGCGCGCCGCTGTTCGCCTGCTGCGCGGTGCAGCCGTCGGCCTCGCTGGGCGCGTCGGAGCAGCCGCGCGTGGCGGGGCTCGTGCTGTTCCGGCAGGGTGCGCCCGGGCCCGGCAGCTCCCTGGAGGCCTTCTTCGACCTGAACGGCTTCCCGGCGCAGCCCAACACCTCCCTGCGCGCCATCCACGTGCACCAGCTCGGGGACGTGAGCCGGGGCTGCGACGCCACCCAGGGCCACTACGACCCGCTGAGCGCGCCGCACCCGCAACACCCCGGCGACTTCGGCAACTTCGTGGTGCGCCGCGGCCGGCTCTCGGCGCACCGCTCGCGGCTCTCGGCGCAGCTCGCCGGCCCGCACTCCATCCTGGGCCGCTCCCTGGTGGTCCACGAGGGCGAGGACGACCTGGGCCGCGGCGGCAACGAGGCCAGCCGGAAGCACGGCAACGCGGGCCGCCGGCTCGCCTGCTGCACCATCAGCCTGTGCGACCCCGAGCTCTGGGAGCGCCGGGCCCAGGAGCACAGCCAGCGCCTGCGGTCCAAGAAAGACAAGAGCGAGTGCAAGAGCCCCTGA